The nucleotide sequence TGTAGGCGTACATCTCTGGTGTTATTAATCGAACAGGTCCTCCGCTTTTCTGTGGAATAAGCTCTCCATCCATGAGAACGGCCACCATCATGTCATAGTTCAGCGCTTGCCGAATAGTTAAGCTATCCGTATAAATCCCATCCCCTGAATAGAATTTTACGTAGTTTGCCTTCTTTTGTATTCCGGCTCGTTCGAGCATTTCTTTCAAAGGAATACCTTCCCAAGTTATATTGTAAACACTCCAACCGGTTACACAGTGAAAATCATGAACTTGTACTGTTCGCTTCAACTTCACAAATTCCTCCCAGTGATACGTTTTGGCGGTGTCAACCAATCCATCAATCGTAAAGCTCCAGTTTTCATTCGTAAAGGTTGGCATTTCTGTAACAGTATAGTAGCGAAACTCTCCCTCTCTTCCACCTCCTATGGGTTCTGCATGTGCTGGCTTAGGCAATGGAACCATGTTATTTTCTTCTGGAGCTGTTGTTCGTAGAGACTCTGGTAAGTATGGTCGGAGCCACTTCCAGATTGTTGGAGCGAAAACAACCGCCAAAACACTTCCAGTCGCCATTTTTAAAAATGAACGACGTCGATAGATAGGTAAATCTTCTGTGAAAAATTTCGGGTCTTGTTGTTGATGCTTGCTTTTGCTTAAGCGATTAAACCACTGGCTACGAGTGAGGCTATGATAGATGGCATATGGAACGCCTATCCAGGTTGTAACACCGTGAATAAATAAAGCCGTAGTATTAAAAAAAGAAGGAAAGTATCGGTGAAAAGTTAAGACAAGCCCAGATAAAATAAGGGTAATTAAGAGGACCATGATGAAAAATAAGTTGATTCGGTGATTAGGCTTTTTACGAAGGGTTAAAAAATGCTTGGACATCTTAGGTGCGTAGAACATAAGCGGAAGAATGCTAATGATTCCAATCCATATATGAATATCTTTAATCCAAACTCGGGATGATGGAAACTGAGATCGATAGAAGGTCGAAAACAATAAAAGGCCCGTTACACTTAGCAGTAAAAAAAGAAAAGCATTCGC is from Radiobacillus kanasensis and encodes:
- a CDS encoding molybdopterin-dependent oxidoreductase produces the protein MSWKTFFSRRLSFGLRLTRLHHANAFLFLLLSVTGLLLFSTFYRSQFPSSRVWIKDIHIWIGIISILPLMFYAPKMSKHFLTLRKKPNHRINLFFIMVLLITLILSGLVLTFHRYFPSFFNTTALFIHGVTTWIGVPYAIYHSLTRSQWFNRLSKSKHQQQDPKFFTEDLPIYRRRSFLKMATGSVLAVVFAPTIWKWLRPYLPESLRTTAPEENNMVPLPKPAHAEPIGGGREGEFRYYTVTEMPTFTNENWSFTIDGLVDTAKTYHWEEFVKLKRTVQVHDFHCVTGWSVYNITWEGIPLKEMLERAGIQKKANYVKFYSGDGIYTDSLTIRQALNYDMMVAVLMDGELIPQKSGGPVRLITPEMYAYKSVKWLNRIELIEEEHIGYWEQRGYAQDAWVGRPMNK